The Microcebus murinus isolate Inina chromosome 1, M.murinus_Inina_mat1.0, whole genome shotgun sequence genome includes a region encoding these proteins:
- the MOBP gene encoding myelin-associated oligodendrocyte basic protein has product MSQKARKEGPRLSKNQRLSEHFSIHCCPPFTFLNSKREIVDRKYSICKSGCFYQKEEEDLVCCACQKTRTSRRATSPQRPKQPPAAPPAVVRAPAKPRSPPRLERQPRPRPEARPPPAKPRPPQKAKKQPRSSPVRGPGASRGGSPVKASRFW; this is encoded by the exons ATGAGTCAGAAAGCGCGGAAGGAGGGTCCCAGACTCTCCAAGAACCAGAGACTCTCCGAGCACTTCAGCATACACTGCTGCCCGCCCTTCACTTTCCTCAACTCCAAGCGCGAGATCGTGGACCGGAAATACAGCATCTGCAAGAGCGGCTGCTTCTaccagaaggaggaggaggacctgGTCTGCTGCGCGTGCCAGAAGACCAg AACCAGCCGCCGTGCAACGTCCCCTCAGAGGCCCAAGCAACCGCCAGCTGCGCCCCCCGCGGTGGTCAGAGCGCCGGCCAAGCCACGGTCCCCTCCGAGGTTGGAGCGCCAGCCACGCCCCCGCCCAGAGGCCCGACCGCCACCCGCCAAGCCGCGCCCCCCTCAGAAGGCCAAGAAACAGCCGCGCAGCAGCCCCGTCAGAGGGCCGGGCGCCAGCCGTGGGGGGTCCCCCGTCAAAGCTTCTAGGTTCTGGTAA